One Kitasatospora sp. NBC_01287 DNA window includes the following coding sequences:
- a CDS encoding ROK family protein, whose amino-acid sequence MKHVIALDVGGTGMKAALLAQDGSVLFEARRPTGREHGTDAVVTAILDFAADLAEEGRRRFSEGPLAAGVAVPGTIDEKNGIAVFSANLGWRDLPLRKLLGERLGGLPVALGHDVRSGGLAEGRIGAGRGVSRFLFIALGTGIAGAIGIDGRIEAGAHGYGGEIGHVVVRPGGPACGCGARGCLETLASASAVSRAWAAAVGDPAADAADCALAVEAGDPRAAAVWREAVDALADGIVLAQSLLDPSTVIVGGGLAEAGDTLFTPLRAAVAERLTFQMPPEVVPAMLKDTAASLGAGLLAWDLLSTEVTA is encoded by the coding sequence GTGAAGCACGTCATCGCACTCGATGTAGGCGGCACCGGCATGAAGGCCGCGCTGCTCGCCCAGGACGGCTCCGTGCTGTTCGAAGCACGCCGACCGACCGGGCGGGAGCACGGCACGGACGCCGTTGTCACCGCCATCCTCGACTTTGCCGCCGACCTCGCCGAGGAGGGCCGCCGCCGCTTCAGCGAGGGCCCGCTCGCGGCCGGCGTCGCGGTCCCGGGCACGATCGACGAGAAGAACGGGATAGCGGTCTTCTCCGCCAATCTCGGCTGGCGGGACCTGCCGCTGCGCAAGCTGCTCGGCGAGCGGCTGGGCGGCCTGCCGGTCGCCCTCGGCCACGACGTCCGCTCCGGCGGGCTGGCCGAGGGGCGGATCGGCGCCGGCCGCGGGGTCTCCCGGTTCCTCTTCATCGCGCTGGGCACCGGCATCGCCGGCGCGATCGGGATCGACGGGCGCATCGAGGCCGGCGCGCACGGCTACGGCGGCGAGATCGGCCACGTGGTGGTCCGTCCCGGCGGCCCGGCCTGCGGCTGCGGCGCCCGCGGCTGCCTGGAGACGCTGGCCTCGGCCTCCGCGGTCTCCCGGGCCTGGGCCGCGGCGGTCGGCGACCCGGCCGCCGACGCGGCCGACTGCGCACTCGCCGTCGAGGCGGGCGACCCGCGCGCCGCGGCGGTCTGGCGCGAGGCGGTCGACGCCCTGGCGGACGGCATCGTGCTGGCGCAGAGCCTGCTCGACCCGTCCACCGTGATCGTCGGCGGCGGCCTCGCCGAGGCCGGTGACACCCTCTTCACACCCCTGCGCGCGGCGGTGGCGGAGCGGTTGACCTTCCAGATGCCCCCGGAGGTCGTACCCGCGATGCTCAAGGACACCGCCGCATCCCTGGGCGCTGGTCTGCTCGCCTGGGATCTGCTCTCTACGGAGGTGACCGCGTGA
- a CDS encoding DUF3263 domain-containing protein, which yields MSELTERERAVLALEGAGWRTQGAKEQAVRERLGLSATRYYQLLNGLLDRPEALAHSPVLINRLRRIREARRAER from the coding sequence ATGAGCGAGCTGACCGAACGCGAGCGGGCCGTGCTCGCCCTGGAGGGCGCCGGCTGGCGCACCCAGGGCGCCAAGGAGCAGGCCGTGCGGGAGCGGCTCGGTCTCTCCGCGACCCGCTACTACCAGCTGCTGAACGGCCTGCTGGACCGCCCCGAGGCGCTCGCGCACAGCCCGGTGCTGATCAACCGGCTGCGCCGGATCCGCGAGGCGCGCCGCGCCGAGCGCTAG
- the otsB gene encoding trehalose-phosphatase: MGIALQPTTSAGREGLAAVLADPAAAVVALDFDGTLAPIVADPERAFAHPGAAAALARLAPLVGTVAVVTGRPVRSAVRLGGFDSVPGLAPLVVLGHYGAERWERGELTAPEVHPGVAAVRAELPALLAGLAVPEGTSVEDKERSIAVHTRRAADPQAVLEQLRDPLAELAAAHGLAVEPGRFVLELRPPGVDKGAALTALLRERGASSVLYAGDDLGDLAAYAAVERLRARSLRGLLVASGLVTGEPPVREIAERADLVVPGPAGVVELLEWLGQALSSAS, from the coding sequence ATGGGCATCGCGCTGCAACCGACCACCTCCGCGGGCCGCGAGGGCCTGGCCGCCGTGCTGGCCGACCCGGCGGCAGCCGTGGTCGCGCTGGATTTCGACGGCACCCTCGCGCCGATCGTCGCCGACCCCGAGCGGGCCTTCGCGCACCCGGGGGCCGCCGCCGCGCTGGCCCGGCTGGCGCCGCTGGTCGGCACGGTGGCGGTGGTGACGGGGCGTCCGGTGCGCAGCGCGGTCCGCCTCGGCGGCTTCGACTCCGTCCCCGGGCTGGCCCCGCTGGTGGTGCTGGGCCACTACGGCGCCGAGCGCTGGGAGCGCGGCGAGCTGACGGCCCCCGAGGTCCACCCCGGGGTGGCCGCCGTCCGGGCCGAGCTGCCCGCGCTGCTGGCCGGGCTGGCGGTGCCCGAGGGCACCTCGGTCGAGGACAAGGAGCGCTCGATCGCCGTGCACACCCGCCGGGCGGCCGATCCGCAGGCCGTCCTGGAGCAGCTGCGCGACCCGCTGGCCGAGCTGGCCGCCGCGCACGGTCTGGCCGTCGAGCCCGGCCGCTTCGTGCTGGAGCTGCGCCCGCCGGGGGTGGACAAGGGGGCGGCGCTGACCGCTCTGCTGCGCGAGCGCGGCGCGTCCTCGGTCCTCTACGCCGGCGACGATCTGGGCGACCTGGCCGCCTACGCCGCGGTGGAGCGGCTGCGGGCCCGGTCGCTGCGCGGGTTGCTGGTGGCCAGCGGCCTGGTGACCGGCGAGCCGCCGGTGCGCGAGATCGCCGAGCGGGCCGACCTGGTGGTGCCGGGGCCGGCCGGCGTGGTCGAGCTGCTGGAGTGGCTCGGTCAGGCGCTCAGCTCGGCCAGCTGA
- a CDS encoding trehalose-6-phosphate synthase — MADHTTTARVLVASNRGPVSFSSAPDGTLTLKRGGGGLVSGLSAIDDPNTVWVCAALGPADREAVGRSPQGRLDQGGFDVGGQAVRMLDIDPEVFDHAYNGVANSTLWFLHHMLYNTPTAPVFDAHAAEQWAAFETYNAAFARALAAEAAPGAAVLVQDYHLTLVPALLRELRPDLRISYFLHIPWAPADYFRLLPDALAAAVLTGVLGADRAGFHTRRWAEAFADCCEQLLDAKVDRAELSVSYQGRTTRLGVHALGADADFLRERSHRADVDERLAALRAAVGGRRTIVRVDRTELSKNIVRGLQAYRHLLRSRPEWRERVVHIAFAYPSRQDLAEYRDYTAAVRRISQEITEEFATDSWQPLILQVEDDFARSLAAYRLADVALVNPIRDGMNLVAKEVPVVSDAGCALVLSREAGAHAELAQDALSINPYDVVGTAEALHQALTMPPAERRERTERLAAAATALSPQQWFLAQLAELSA; from the coding sequence ATGGCCGATCACACGACCACAGCGCGCGTCCTGGTGGCTTCCAATCGCGGCCCGGTCTCGTTCAGCAGTGCCCCGGACGGAACGCTGACCCTCAAGCGCGGCGGCGGCGGGCTGGTCTCGGGGCTCTCCGCGATCGACGACCCGAACACCGTCTGGGTCTGCGCCGCGCTCGGCCCGGCCGACCGGGAGGCCGTCGGGCGCTCTCCGCAGGGGCGGCTGGACCAGGGCGGCTTCGACGTCGGCGGACAGGCCGTCCGGATGCTGGACATCGATCCCGAGGTCTTCGACCACGCGTACAACGGCGTGGCCAACTCCACCCTCTGGTTCCTGCACCACATGCTCTACAACACCCCGACCGCCCCGGTCTTCGACGCGCACGCCGCCGAGCAGTGGGCCGCCTTCGAGACGTACAACGCCGCCTTCGCCCGGGCGCTGGCCGCCGAGGCCGCGCCCGGCGCGGCGGTGCTGGTGCAGGACTACCACCTGACCCTGGTGCCGGCCCTGCTCCGCGAGCTCCGCCCCGACCTGCGGATCAGCTACTTCCTGCACATCCCGTGGGCCCCGGCGGACTACTTCCGGCTGCTGCCGGACGCGCTGGCCGCCGCCGTGCTGACCGGCGTACTGGGCGCGGACCGGGCCGGCTTCCACACCCGCCGCTGGGCCGAGGCCTTCGCGGACTGCTGCGAACAGCTGCTGGACGCCAAGGTCGACCGGGCCGAGCTCTCGGTCAGCTACCAGGGCCGGACCACCAGGCTCGGCGTGCACGCGCTGGGTGCCGACGCCGACTTCCTGCGCGAGCGGTCCCACCGGGCGGACGTGGACGAGCGCCTCGCCGCCCTGCGCGCGGCGGTGGGCGGGCGCCGGACCATCGTGCGGGTGGACCGCACCGAGCTGAGCAAGAACATCGTCCGCGGCCTGCAGGCCTACCGGCACCTGCTGCGCAGCCGGCCCGAGTGGCGCGAGCGGGTGGTGCACATCGCCTTCGCCTACCCCTCCCGGCAGGACCTGGCCGAGTACCGCGACTACACCGCGGCCGTGCGGCGGATCAGCCAGGAGATCACCGAGGAGTTCGCCACCGACTCCTGGCAGCCGCTGATACTCCAGGTCGAGGACGACTTCGCCCGCTCGCTGGCCGCCTACCGGCTGGCCGACGTGGCACTGGTCAACCCGATCAGGGACGGGATGAACCTGGTCGCCAAGGAGGTCCCGGTGGTCTCCGACGCGGGCTGCGCGCTGGTGCTCTCCCGGGAGGCCGGCGCCCACGCGGAGCTGGCCCAGGACGCCCTGAGCATCAACCCCTACGACGTGGTGGGCACCGCCGAGGCGCTGCACCAGGCGCTGACCATGCCGCCCGCGGAGCGGCGCGAGCGCACCGAGCGGCTCGCCGCGGCCGCCACCGCGCTCTCCCCGCAGCAGTGGTTCCTGGCTCAGCTGGCCGAGCTGAGCGCCTGA
- a CDS encoding extracellular solute-binding protein — translation MKSRLCAALAASTLLLSGCGFLGIGGSDTVTLKLVAADYGDGTPANSSSHYWDDLARKFEAANPKIKVDVQVFSWDDIDAKVAGMVKSGHTPDIVQTGGFADKAVAGQLYPASDVLSMETQANFLDAFNKAGGVLGTQYGIPFVSSSRTFFYNKAIFKQAGISQPPASWADLKADAALIKAKVPGVTPYGLPLGPEEAQAESMMWTMSGGGGLTDDAGVYTLDSQQDVDTFSWLKQNLVDTQLTYPDPASVNRKTAFKDFASGKVAMLNGHPSLLQAAQQGNIDFGTAAIPQKDPQAKAGTLGVADWMMAYSANGHKTQIRAFLDYAYAKENTLAFDEQYNLLPVTQDAAADMTADPKYAGLKPFLDALPNASFYPLGDPAWDTVSAKIKSDIGKAVQGDPKPVLGELQQYAVTQAQRLRPQ, via the coding sequence TTGAAGTCCCGACTCTGCGCTGCCCTCGCGGCCAGCACCCTGCTGCTCTCCGGGTGCGGCTTCCTCGGCATCGGCGGTAGTGACACGGTCACCCTCAAGCTGGTGGCCGCCGACTACGGCGACGGCACTCCCGCCAACAGCTCCTCCCACTACTGGGACGACCTGGCCCGCAAGTTCGAGGCGGCCAACCCGAAGATCAAGGTCGATGTCCAGGTCTTCAGCTGGGACGACATCGACGCCAAGGTCGCCGGCATGGTGAAGTCCGGGCACACGCCGGACATCGTGCAGACCGGCGGCTTCGCCGACAAGGCCGTCGCGGGCCAGCTCTACCCGGCCAGCGACGTGCTCTCGATGGAGACCCAGGCCAACTTCCTGGACGCCTTCAACAAGGCCGGCGGCGTGCTGGGCACCCAGTACGGCATACCCTTCGTCTCCTCCTCGCGGACCTTCTTCTACAACAAGGCGATCTTCAAGCAGGCTGGGATCAGCCAGCCCCCCGCCAGCTGGGCCGACCTGAAGGCCGACGCCGCGCTGATCAAGGCCAAGGTCCCCGGGGTCACCCCCTACGGGCTGCCGCTCGGTCCCGAGGAGGCCCAGGCGGAGTCGATGATGTGGACGATGAGCGGTGGCGGCGGCCTGACCGACGACGCCGGCGTCTACACCCTGGACAGCCAGCAGGACGTCGACACCTTCAGCTGGCTCAAGCAGAACCTGGTGGACACCCAGCTCACCTATCCCGACCCGGCCTCGGTGAACCGCAAGACGGCCTTCAAGGACTTCGCGTCCGGCAAGGTCGCCATGCTGAACGGGCACCCCTCGCTGCTCCAGGCGGCCCAGCAGGGCAACATCGACTTCGGCACCGCGGCGATCCCGCAGAAGGACCCGCAGGCCAAGGCCGGCACCCTGGGCGTGGCCGACTGGATGATGGCCTACTCCGCGAACGGCCACAAGACGCAGATCCGCGCCTTCCTCGACTACGCGTACGCGAAGGAGAACACCCTCGCGTTCGACGAGCAGTACAACCTGCTGCCGGTCACCCAGGACGCCGCGGCGGACATGACCGCGGACCCGAAGTACGCCGGCCTCAAGCCGTTCCTGGACGCGCTGCCCAACGCCTCCTTCTACCCGCTGGGCGACCCGGCATGGGACACCGTCAGCGCGAAGATCAAGTCCGACATCGGCAAGGCGGTCCAGGGCGACCCGAAGCCGGTGCTCGGCGAGCTGCAGCAGTACGCCGTCACCCAGGCCCAGCGCCTGCGCCCGCAGTAG
- a CDS encoding DeoR/GlpR family DNA-binding transcription regulator, whose translation MSRYERWNGLLELLAEHGKLEVEEAAAALGVSAATIRRDLDQLARQQMVTRTRGGAVAHNVSYDLPLRYKTARNAGAKQRIGAAVAGLIAPGEVVGLNGGTTTTEVARALAVRPELTERGEAGHLLTVVTNALNIANELTVRPAVKIVVTGGVARPQSYELIGPLATAVLAELTLDVTVLGVDALDAEIGASAHHEGEASVNRLLAERARRVVVAADSSKLGRRAFARICGLEVIDTVVTDQPPAPELATAFAEAGVRVLTV comes from the coding sequence GTGTCCAGATACGAGCGGTGGAACGGACTTCTCGAACTCCTCGCCGAGCATGGCAAGTTGGAGGTCGAGGAGGCGGCGGCCGCGCTCGGCGTGTCGGCTGCCACGATCCGCCGGGACCTCGACCAACTGGCCCGCCAGCAGATGGTCACCCGGACCCGCGGCGGCGCGGTGGCGCACAACGTCTCCTACGACCTGCCGCTGCGCTACAAGACCGCTCGCAACGCCGGCGCCAAGCAGCGGATCGGCGCGGCGGTGGCCGGGCTGATCGCGCCGGGCGAGGTGGTCGGGCTCAACGGCGGGACCACCACCACCGAGGTGGCCCGCGCGCTCGCGGTCCGCCCGGAGCTGACCGAGCGCGGCGAGGCCGGGCACCTGCTGACCGTGGTCACCAACGCGCTGAACATCGCCAACGAGCTGACGGTCCGTCCGGCGGTCAAGATCGTGGTGACCGGCGGGGTGGCCCGGCCGCAGTCCTACGAGCTGATCGGCCCGCTGGCCACCGCCGTGCTCGCCGAGCTGACGCTGGACGTCACGGTGCTGGGGGTGGACGCGCTGGACGCCGAGATCGGGGCCAGCGCGCACCACGAGGGCGAGGCGAGCGTCAACCGGCTGCTGGCCGAGCGGGCCCGCCGGGTGGTGGTCGCGGCCGACTCCTCCAAGCTCGGCCGGCGCGCCTTCGCGCGGATCTGCGGGCTGGAGGTGATCGACACCGTGGTGACCGACCAGCCGCCGGCCCCGGAGTTGGCGACGGCGTTCGCCGAGGCGGGAGTGCGGGTGCTGACGGTGTGA